A portion of the bacterium genome contains these proteins:
- a CDS encoding Gfo/Idh/MocA family oxidoreductase, with the protein MDHHKPVTRRKFITTASRNTAGLVTGLSLWGTSQSWAGANDRVRIGIVGIRGHGFNSHIKKYPQLKNVEVAALCDVDANLFDERVNYLTTNGYPKPKTYQDVRKVLDRKDIDAISVVTPNHWHTLAGVWAAQAGKHAHIEKPFSHNIFEGRKLIEAAQTYRTIIHHGTESRSCDSCRTAIQLLREGVIGEVYMAKGVCYKWRNSIGEYPDGPMQEGQVFRFTPESDAKPPFTEAYLKKVDYNLWQGPAQLRPFNPNRFHYNWHWNFDYGNGDIGNQGIHEMDIARWGLGVEMPTKVMSLGGHFMFDDAQTTPNSQIAVFEFPAETRGGDKKKMLQFEVRHWITNNEGDLASSFVDDQATGYMTSDANVIGNLFYGSEGYMVMHSSWFKTFLGKKREPGPSGKATNPADLDHYQLFIDAIRANDPDLLIDRGSVVDGHYSCTLMHLANMSAQLGRSLDWDPQKERVIDDDEANTMLKRNYREPFVVPDRV; encoded by the coding sequence AACCGCAAGCCGGAATACGGCGGGGTTGGTGACCGGCCTCAGCCTCTGGGGCACGTCCCAGTCCTGGGCAGGAGCCAATGACCGGGTGCGGATCGGCATTGTAGGCATCCGCGGCCATGGGTTCAACAGCCATATCAAAAAATACCCTCAACTGAAAAATGTCGAGGTGGCAGCGCTCTGCGATGTGGACGCCAATCTTTTTGACGAAAGGGTGAACTATCTTACCACCAACGGCTATCCCAAGCCGAAAACCTACCAGGATGTCAGGAAAGTGCTGGATCGCAAAGACATCGACGCCATCAGCGTGGTCACTCCCAACCATTGGCATACGCTGGCCGGCGTTTGGGCGGCCCAGGCGGGAAAACACGCGCACATCGAAAAACCCTTTTCCCACAACATCTTTGAAGGCCGGAAACTGATCGAAGCGGCCCAAACCTATCGCACCATCATCCATCACGGCACCGAGAGCCGAAGCTGCGACAGCTGCAGGACCGCCATCCAGTTGCTGCGGGAAGGCGTCATCGGCGAAGTGTACATGGCCAAGGGAGTGTGCTACAAATGGCGCAACAGCATCGGCGAGTATCCAGATGGCCCCATGCAGGAAGGGCAAGTGTTCAGATTCACCCCCGAAAGCGACGCCAAGCCCCCTTTTACGGAAGCCTACCTGAAAAAAGTCGACTATAACCTGTGGCAAGGACCGGCGCAACTGCGTCCGTTTAATCCAAACCGGTTTCATTACAACTGGCACTGGAATTTTGATTACGGCAACGGGGATATCGGCAATCAGGGGATTCACGAGATGGACATCGCCCGATGGGGCCTTGGCGTGGAGATGCCCACCAAGGTCATGTCTCTCGGCGGACATTTTATGTTCGACGACGCGCAAACCACGCCAAACAGCCAAATCGCCGTCTTTGAGTTTCCTGCGGAAACCCGGGGAGGCGATAAAAAGAAAATGCTGCAGTTTGAAGTCAGGCATTGGATCACCAACAATGAAGGCGACCTGGCCTCGAGCTTTGTGGACGACCAGGCCACCGGCTATATGACCAGCGACGCCAATGTAATCGGCAACCTCTTTTACGGCTCAGAAGGCTATATGGTGATGCACTCCAGCTGGTTCAAAACCTTTCTCGGCAAAAAGCGCGAACCCGGGCCCTCAGGAAAAGCAACCAATCCCGCAGATCTGGATCATTATCAGTTGTTCATCGACGCCATTCGCGCCAATGATCCGGACCTGCTCATCGACCGGGGAAGCGTTGTGGATGGCCATTACAGCTGCACCCTGATGCATCTGGCCAACATGTCCGCGCAGCTCGGCCGTTCTCTGGATTGGGATCCGCAGAAGGAACGGGTGATCGATGACGATGAAGCAAACACGATGCTGAAACGGAATTACCGCGAACCCTTCGTGGTTCCGGACCGGGTCTGA